The genomic interval GTTTTGGAATATAAGGACAATTCAACATGGTAGTACTCACCAGCACTTGGTAGGCACAGTGAGATCAAATATCTTTTACAGATAATGGATACAACACTGATTTTCATTCAACCATGTACATAGCTAAAGATTATTCAAGGTACAAGATGGCTACTCGAATTATAAGAAAGGTCCTACTGTAATACCCATTTCCACATTATTAACTTCTCTAGTTGATCAAGAAGTGCTTTTGCTGGCTCTACTGCGATATTTCTGTGCCTCTAATCTTGCTTCGAGGAGTTTTGCCATCAATGTGTTTTCCTTTACTCCCACAGGCAATTTGGAAGAAGATTCAGACTTGtcaaaatctgaaacagaaaactTAGATTTCCACAGTTTTCCAGGACTGCCATTAGTAGTAACTGCAGAGTGGACAGAGTAGTCTTCCTTGCAAATACTCTCAGGATAAATCTTATCACCCTCTGATGACAAGGAACTGTTCCCAACCAGAATATCTGGCCTGTGACTTGAGTTCATTCTCAGAATCCAGGGTCCATCACTCTCTGGTGGATCATGTTTGGCATCTTCATTTAGTAGAGCAGTGCTGTATTCTCCCATTTCTCTTGATTTCCTATGCACAAAAAACCTCTCAGCATCATATGACATGCTCCTGTCCATGTTTGCCTGTAGGCTTGAGCTGAGTTTATGAAGTCCTTCCCCATTAGCCCTTTTTGGCTCAAAAACGTCATCAATGGAATCTTCCAGACCCACATTTTGAGGTGCACTTCCACCCTCTTTTAGTGGGAACGAATCCAATGAATGCTCACAAGGGTGGATTTCAGTGAGTTCCTTTGGTGAGGTATAACCATATTTTTTCAAGTCAACTGATCTTTTAGCATGAAGGAATGTTTCAATATCAAAACCTAACTTGTCAACAATTGAATTTCTCTCTAAGAGATGACTGTCAGATTGAGCCAGCTTCATCTGCATGCGCTCATCAAGCCAAGCTTCTGAAATATGAAGTATAAGCCTATCAAGGCTATTATTATTCCCTTTAACCTGAACCTGACCCTGACCCTTCTCAGAACTCCTCCTAAGAGAATGTACCTCTTGTTCATAATCTCGTATTCCTTTGGCAAACTCATCACACAGATTCTCCAAAAGAATCCTggcttttctctctctttcaagATTTCTCAAACAACCAGAGAAGGAAGACTTCACTTCAGAAAGTTCCCTAGCCAGTTTCCGATGCAGGCTTTCAGAATGCTGCCTTAACCTCCTCTCATCTTCTAGCTCTTCCTTGATTGATTGAACTGCAGCTTTAATTCTACCATGTTCTTTATTCTTCCTAATAAGTTTGTCCACTGTCAGTTGCTGTATTAAGTTCTGCATTTCCTGCCGATTCATCTGCTTATCTCGTTTTAACTCCTTTATCCGTGCTTGAGAGCGATCTAGTTCAGTTTTCAAAGTTTTCACCACTGACATGTTTGATGCCTGCTGTTCTTCAAGGCTCCAAATACGGTTGAGTACCTTAAGTAATTCTGTGGATGTCTTAAGGTTGTAGCTTGACCCTTCATTCCTACCTTTGAAGTCTACCGAGCTTTTGGGGGTTACTGCACATGTATATGATGCTACCTGTTTTAAGAAAATAGCATTTGCATCATTTTTAACCATCTCcaaaggataaaaaataaatcagcAGGTCCTACATTGTTCTTGAAGAGATGATTAAATAGACACAACATCATGACTTATATATTAGGGCATGAAGTTCAAGCTAATCAACCTCATgcttcaaaacaaaaactaagaaATCATCAACAAAGTGATTTATCTGTCTCGTTTCAAATTAAACAGAGATTGTTGTTGAAGATTATCTTGGTAGAAATCCATCATTGAATCCTATAAATTTTCTAGTTAAACAAACGCTGAAAGAATGGTCAAAAATCAAGATAGAATAAATGAGGAATACATGAACAAACAACTACATAATGACCTAAAGAACAACTAAATCAAAATTTACTGTTTTTGTTATTCACTGTTTCCTTTAACGATGGTTtgagaataatttaataatgcAGAATTGACCTCAATTAGTTCATAATAAAGTACTGACATACACCTACAACCAGAATGTCTCCGATTATATGATGTATCATATTTCTGTTTCCTCCTTTGTTGCTACTAGATTTTACAAATTCTGCTCTAAGGAAAAATGTTACACATGATAATCATCAGAAATAATGTTCCTATGCAACTGAGCTAACAGCCCagaattaagaatcaatgtTCCCTACAAAGAAAAAACCAACTAAGTAAAACAGATGAGAAGCAAAATTGAAGAATCCAAAAGGATAAAGCCAGTACCCTTAAAAACACATCTATAGCAATATTTTAAAAGCTACAAACTGCAAAACTCGTACCATGccaagtaattaaaaattttagaacAATGAAAACATAGCATTGAACTGCTGAAGATTGAATTGGATAAAAATATGCTTACTTCCTCTGAGCTACTGTAACAAGCAGGGGATACAGGCTCTAAAGCACGGCCATTTCTTACTGATGTACGGTGTCGAACAAAAGATGCTGCAACAGATCTTGAGCTACTAGATGATGCTGGCTGCAATAAGGCACAGGGTCACGGTCAGTGAAAGAAATTTCATTGATCATACCCTAGCCAACTGAAGAAGGTAGGAATGCAATTATATGGACAAAATTAACACTCTCCCCAGAAAGTTTCTAGTTAGTTCATGATCCAGCCTAGCTTCACTAAGAAATTGCGCATCTAAGACAACAATGTGTTGATTTATGGGAAAAGATTTAGATAAACAATCCACTTGCTTGAACATACACAAAAATGTCACAAACCAAACCCTTCACCAAATTTTAACTGATATTCCCTTTTTAAGCCATCAAGAAAGGCTTAACAAGATGGTGGGggaaatttagtaaaataatacttaaaagaaaaaaagttaggaACATGTGTGTGCACGTAATGGAACTAAGTGGAACAGATGGGACACCCTACCCACCAAATCAGATTACAAAGAGAGCAAGATCTTGTGCAACCACAAGAGGTGATGAAGTTAAAGTCagcaacaaacaacaaaagacAAGACTAGAAATTCCATAAGACACCACTTCTGAACTAGTACCAAGAAAATCATACAtgggaaacaaaaaataaaataactttcagGTAGAGCTCAAAAGTGCAAAACAAGTGGTTAAAATAGGTAAGAATGGACAatttttcccttcttttttgcaaggaaaacaaaatgaacATTCACATAAATTGAGACAAAACCTGATCAGAACCAGAAGGGGTGTCTGGAGGCTCAGCCAATTGGTTGTTGTTCACTTCGGAACCCGTGTCCTTAGGGTGGCGGAAACGGCGGCGGTtacggcggcggcggcggctgAGGTTGGTGGCAAGCCTGTTCATTTTGACAGGTGGGGTGTGTTGCTGTTGGTGGGGCAGAAGTTCCCAGAGGTTGGCACAGAGCTTTCTGGCCGAAAGAGAAGAACAAGTGGGAAAATTTAGAAACTCTTGAACGTTGTCACTGCCATTGTACTGCGATGGAAGCTCAAGTCTCCATGTGGGTGGAGGAGTACTAGGCCCTCCCTTTTTCCCCACCAACACTCCTTCCCTCAACTTTTCCACCATTAATCCTCCTCTTTTGTCCTCTCCCTCCACACCTTTCTCTCTCCTCTCCATTCCACACACTATTTCTCTCTCTTCGAAGTTCAAATTTCAAagcccatttttttttttcctttttcttgatctctttctctctctgcctCCTCTAACAGTCTGATTACagtgctttttcttttcttctggAGTTGACAATGCTTCTTTCTGTGTCTTCTCTGCAGTTTTCATGAACAAAATTACCTCAGTTAGGCTTTCTCAAAATTTTAGCCACCTCAGCAGTTGTTTCCTTGTTGGGTCCACTCTCATTCACTTCTTATCTCCAACTTTCTTCCTTTGGCTACCTTTGTCCCCTCTCTGTCAAATTGTTTATGTCATTatctctttaatatttttagaacaattttttGGTAATTACATTAGTAAATactatgaaatatttataaactctGTTAACGATGAATTCCTACTGGAAAATTTGATTCATTGGATGatcgaaagaagaaaaagaaaaagtactaCAAGTAGAGTGGTTaggtaaaaatttatttcaattgagaagaattattaattgaatattcCAAATAGGTACATGAAAAAATGCAATCTTGGTTAATGGTGTGGACTCAATGATAAACGCCCTTCTCCATGAGCCTCATGTGCTCAACATCTTTTATTTTCGAATCCTATGACATAAATATCTGTTTTCTTAAATACTCCAAaaatatctctttttctttttttcttgaactattaggaagtgataaaaaaaaatttaactattatgtagatttaataaatatgtattgtCGGTGTAAGGAAATTATACAactaagaaattgaaaaatatttgttgatatagtttttaaattattgttattgtaaAAATCAATAAGCCTGATAGATACTATTCGACCgttgatttatgattaaatGATGACGTAATACACATGctatttatcatttataacATATTATGAATATGTACTCGTTTTTcacacatttaaaataaaatataatcgcGATTTACATATTTACTTAtcaaaatcaaccaaaaaaaaagtcattttatttgtgtttgtttcgAAAAAAAAATCGAAATGTTATAGGattataagtaaataaaatatattatattgtgctctttcttttcctattttttatagttttttatgcCAAGTTTgcataattaaacaatttttaattgatggggaaaaatataaataaaacaaagtccaaaaagattaaatatattttgagaaataaaggatatttaaatattatttaaaatatacatacatacatatagcAAATTGTATTATAGTATAAAGTTGTTTATTTCATTAAGAATGAATATAACATAATCATTCAGTCATTGATTATTAATAGTTTACAATaataagatgataaaaaaataattgtaaatttttaattgatgtagattttttatatagtaaaaAGTAATTGTATTGTGAATTAATATATTGCTAATTTATAAAGTATGGTGAACATTGGctcacaattttatttatgtcaTAGGAtgctaaattaaaataaaaagtgcatTGAAAGTAGAGTTTAGTTATAATGATGATTACAGAGGTGGTTTATTTCTGAATTTTGTGTAAGGTGGTTGTCCTTCGAAACCTCAAACATGTCGAGAGCCAAAAAAAGGAGTGgacagagaaaagaagaagtaaaaaaaaggGACAAGATCTAATTTTGAAATCTTGATTTTGGTTTCTTTGATGCTAAGCTAACCTAAGCTTAAGCTATATAGCAAGGAATCTAGAAGATGATTGGATTTGTTGAAGAGTATGTTTATGACCAAAATGTTTGACATAGGAAAGATTGAAACTTTATAGGTTTTTGGATTCATTTTGTCTTGTCCTATTCACTGCACCGATTTTGGGCTTAAGATAGACAGACACACATGGTCCTAAAATTTGGGTCCACAACGTTACATATGGTCCTCACAATCATCAAGCTATGAACCAAAGGGAGACTCTGCTCCACCTACCCATAAcctcttttctattttcttataaGAAAAAAGCCCATGCACTCTGTTCATAACATAACCACTTAGCTTACAACATATCCACTAATgtgaaaattagggttaaatatgattttagctcctatattttgaagtaattttggttttagtctattttcaaactatggtacaatttagtccttcaactttagaaaactctggttttagtctttttttaccaattttttttaactttatttgttgtttcaagtacgtttcttagttaacattgaagcaaaaatgtgtcaaacagtgtaaacaatccaaatgctataatgaaacgtgtttgaagcAACAAATAAAgctaaaaaaattgataaaaaagactaaaaccagaattttctaaagttgaaagattaaattgtatcatagtttgaaaatagactaaaaccaaaattaactcaaaatatatggactaaaaacatatttaatcctcaAAATTACTCTCTTAAATATTTAGAAACGGAATTTTTATTGTCTAATTATTCATGACTGTAAAGTTTCAtcaaataaatagttattattaCAAGTGAATTCAGTCTTTGAGACTTTGTGTGTTTCTAGTGTGATGTTTGTATTAAGGGAAAGAGAATTAGAACTGAAgagaaataaaaactaaaatctgtgagtttttgaataatttaatgggtatgataaattaaaaaatattttagttgataaaattattataaagttatccttatttttaaaattaatttaaaataaaatatagttaatttaaattatattaaaataaaatataaaatttaagaaaaagtgatgaagataaatttaaataaaatgtgattgatataaattaaaaatatgttttaattgatgAAAAAATGTAGCATtcatttaaattctttaattaagttttttgtgtttaattctcttttaattaagacaataattagttttttaaatcggttttttgttttttagttggaaCCGAAACATACATAATTTGGTGCATGAGTGTGATATAAGCAAATGACTACAAACTGTATATTGCATGTGAAAAAAGTTGAGAGTAATTAGGACATTGCATTACTAATTATTTGACTTTCTCtgattttctcttcaaaattgagaggtttaattctatttttatcctctaatttgtttaaaaatttaaataaactcataatttttagtgcaattatgttttctattttttaaaaaatatctaattaagTCCTTTAAAAATGGATTAGGGTGTGTTAATTAATTCAAACACAATTCTAACTTGTAAATCAGTGGTGGTAAAGAGGATTCACACCTTAAAATAGGATTCACATTAGGgtgtgtttaaatttaaaaatggattTGAGAAAGTGGATTTAagtgaatttaaaaagaaattgagaatAGAAGTGAGATTAttttgattaagaaaaagataacATAGTTTAAATAGATTTGAGATGAAAGTTtgtgtataatataatatgatgtatataatatatttaaaaaaaatttaatggataaaattaaatgataattattttattcttgaaaataaatatgttaaaagtttaaatgtaaatattattattaaaatagttactattatattatttactattattattaataaaagcaAACCAGGACGCAGAATCGATTTTGCTTGTCCCATCATGGGTTCTCTTCTTTCCGTATCGATTCCTCACTTCCACCAATGctttaaacaaaagaaagaaaaatggaaggGAGAGTTATGTAATAACTCGAGATAAGctgttttttctctcttatttcctCATTCACCATCAAATTGGCGTTCTTGAATTGTTGAAGATAAACACTTGTTTTTTCATCTAATTGCTGGAAACAATAACACATGCTAAAGCAAAGAGACATTGATGAAAGCCACATCACagagataaaattatttagttgGGCTTTTTATTAAGTGAATCTACTATTGGTGAAGAGTATGAGATGGAGAATATGGTTCTTTTCTGCATGGGAAATAAATTCTAGAAACAAGAGAATCGATTctctcaaaaaataaaataaaattcaaacacttaaacatttatatttatatcacacttattttcaaaaataaaatactaatcatctaattttatttaataaaacattatttttaatttttaatacttatCATATCATACACAAATTTCTATAAGtctcaaattcatttaaatCATTACATCTTTTCTTTAATCCAAATAAGTAAATCTTCATATCTAAATCCATTCAAATCTAATCTCCTAAATTTATCTTCCAATACAACCACAAcatgaatgaattaaaaaaaaaaaatctataagaaagtaaaaaaatagtCGGTGATAaccttatttaattatgttatttgagAAAGCATGTGATTGTATAAAAATTGACAATTCATGAAAGGGTTTTGTGTCCTTGTAGGTAGACCTTATGCAAACTTACCCTATTTTTCTGTCATTCAATCAACATCAATGACAATACAAGGTAACCATCCAAGAGGGTTAATTGAACAGTAGCAATGCCACCACACCTATGCATGTCTATGCATCTAATTGGATAGTTGCATTTATTACTAACTCCCAACACATTGCTTCCCTACTTAATTTCATCATGGGACCACAACAGTATTATTTGAACTGCTTTTGTAGCAGCATCCTTTGCCATCAACTGACATTAACAACATGCCTTTTTATGTCCAACATTCACAGGTAACCTTGTGTAGTCTTGTAATGCACTTACCATTTTTCAATGCTCATCAACATTATCACACTCTTTCTTAATgtgcttttcttctttctttctttcaataataTCAAACTATTTCATTGCAAGAGTTATCTATTCTCTAAGGATAACTTGAACAGGCTCATGGTGAATTTCTTTGGATTCTTTTCTATCCCAAGATTGAAAAGTCAAAAGCTTTTCTTTGCAAGGCTAATCAATTTTGCCTCATCTGTTCACAACTGTCAGGTGAATAATGTTGATGAACAATAATCGTATTCAAAAGCATATCAGATTATTGCATAATTATAGCAGTCGACTTATAAAGCATTGGATAAACTTTTCTTGAAACACttttcaggaaaaaaaattataagttggAATTAATTTCTCAAGGTTCAGTTTTTGGATTACATAATTCCATTTCACTTTGGATTTAACagcatttcaaacattaaatgaaaatgaaccATGTAGAACTTGTGCACCAGAAAGCTTGCAAAGTAGATACTATTAATGAACATGGTTGTATAATCTTTGACAAGGTTGCATTAGTTCTCAATTTTTTACCACAATTAAAAGGTTAAAACCATTagatttcaaatgaaaaatagaaattctCAGATTCTATGATcttatatacatttatatatatatatatatatatatatatatatatatatatatatatatatatatatatatataactaaaaaacCAGTAGAACTAGACTATGTTCTAATAACTATAAGAAGTTACCAATAACTATTTTAGGGGTTTTTCACATAGGCATTAAAGTATGTATGAATATCTATTATAAGGACAGAAAGTTGCTCCATATTTggacaaattaaaagaaagttgCAATATCAgtaaaagctaaaaaaaatagtagacaGTAGACTAGACTAGACCAGACACAAGTTTGAAAGACCAGGGACAACAATTTAATCTAATGTCGAAAAACCAAATCACTAGTCACAGTAAGCACTATATTCCAACACTGAGAATCTCCAATGCAACATTCAAAAGCACTTTCAACGGAAGATGAAACATGAATGATGAGGAATTATAAATCTCAAGACTCCTTCAAGTTGAAAGTTAGGGTTTACAGACTCACTTATGAACCACCATTTCATAGATTAGAAGGCACGTGATTTGATTACCCTAAACCATGTAATGAAAGACATAGATAGTTAGCTGCTGCTTTTCACATGCATCATGATGATTGAAGATCAAAACATTGTGTGAGGTCAAAAGCAAAAGACAACATCTCagaaaaaaagttcaaattaaTACTGTAACATTAATTGACCATAGATTGACCTGTCTTTCATAATGTCTAAGAATCCAAAGTGCATGAAAGGAGCATATCACAAGTCCAAATCCACTTCATCCCAAAAGCCACAGtatatatctacaaaagaaaCATCTAGCTAGAAAGCAACACACATTCCATTGGTTCCAATTCTGAAACATATTCAGTCATTATCAATGCCATATGCCATTCACCATTAAGCTATCAATTTCACaatcaaacattaaaacaaatcaaacttCTAAAGGGTGAGTTTTCACATCATAGAAAGCATCTGCAACATGCAATTAAAGATCCCCGACAATAACAACAAAGCTACTCAACAAAACCATAATTTTCACTTTAGCTCTATGTTCC from Vigna radiata var. radiata cultivar VC1973A chromosome 9, Vradiata_ver6, whole genome shotgun sequence carries:
- the LOC106773155 gene encoding uncharacterized protein At5g41620, translated to MERREKGVEGEDKRGGLMVEKLREGVLVGKKGGPSTPPPTWRLELPSQYNGSDNVQEFLNFPTCSSLSARKLCANLWELLPHQQQHTPPVKMNRLATNLSRRRRRNRRRFRHPKDTGSEVNNNQLAEPPDTPSGSDQPASSSSSRSVAASFVRHRTSVRNGRALEPVSPACYSSSEEVASYTCAVTPKSSVDFKGRNEGSSYNLKTSTELLKVLNRIWSLEEQQASNMSVVKTLKTELDRSQARIKELKRDKQMNRQEMQNLIQQLTVDKLIRKNKEHGRIKAAVQSIKEELEDERRLRQHSESLHRKLARELSEVKSSFSGCLRNLERERKARILLENLCDEFAKGIRDYEQEVHSLRRSSEKGQGQVQVKGNNNSLDRLILHISEAWLDERMQMKLAQSDSHLLERNSIVDKLGFDIETFLHAKRSVDLKKYGYTSPKELTEIHPCEHSLDSFPLKEGGSAPQNVGLEDSIDDVFEPKRANGEGLHKLSSSLQANMDRSMSYDAERFFVHRKSREMGEYSTALLNEDAKHDPPESDGPWILRMNSSHRPDILVGNSSLSSEGDKIYPESICKEDYSVHSAVTTNGSPGKLWKSKFSVSDFDKSESSSKLPVGVKENTLMAKLLEARLEAQKYRSRASKSTS